A genome region from Clupea harengus chromosome 7, Ch_v2.0.2, whole genome shotgun sequence includes the following:
- the LOC116221128 gene encoding ras association domain-containing protein 2-like, with product MDDSQNGVQVGENKFISKRTILSHLKTYNLYYEGKTLQLRHREEEGELIVEGLLNISWGLKRPIRLQMQDDHERIRPPPSSTSWHSGCNLDAQRSEFMHDLIKQRQHCRRY from the exons ATGGATGACAGCCAGAATGGCGTGCAGGTCGGAGAGAACAAGTTCATCAGCAA gAGAACCATTTTATCCCATCTGAAGACCTACAACCTCTACTATGAGGGAAAGACTCTCCAGCTCAGACACCGAGAG GAGGAGGGAGAGCTGATCGTGGAGGGTTTGCTCAACATTTCCTGGGGCCTGAAGCGACCAATCAGACTGCAGATGCAGGATGACCACGAACGAATCAGACCTCCTCCGTCCTCCACTTCCTGGCACTCGGGCTGTAACCTGGATGcgcagaggtcagagttcatgcATGACCTCATCAAACAGCGCCAGCACTGCCGCCGTTACTAA